In Pedobacter sp. WC2423, the following are encoded in one genomic region:
- a CDS encoding SusD/RagB family nutrient-binding outer membrane lipoprotein gives MKKLIIFFIGMLSLAACKKDITTLNTETKKPAAVPAGTLFAFATKSYADAITSASVNLNVFRFTVSHWAMTTYQDEARYDFTTRTIPLFWFRGMYRDVLQNLTNSAQIISADVTLSPGEKANKLAILDIMQVTAFSTLVNTFGNVPYTEALNPSNLFPKYDDAKTISLDLIKRLNNDISQLKTTSPGFSASEDIINKGSISKWIKYANTLRMQQGMILADADAATAKAAVEASDAGAISAAADNSYFQYLAGAPSQNPLFVDIVTGGRGDYVAAEDLVNKLTALADPRLSQFFAKTVAGTYVGGKVGANNTISLFSLPAPKVYAADAPTVMMDYVETEFFRAEAVERGFVVSGSAETHYNNAITASIIYWGGTAADAATYLAQPAVAYATATGTWKEKIGTQKWIALYNRPFNGWTEMRRLDFPKVTAPVSARSAFPTRFTYPGNEQQLNGTNYAAAAAAIGGDLSTTKLFWDKF, from the coding sequence ATGAAAAAACTAATTATATTTTTTATCGGCATGCTCAGTTTAGCGGCCTGCAAAAAAGATATCACCACCTTAAATACCGAAACAAAGAAACCGGCAGCTGTACCTGCAGGTACTTTATTTGCTTTTGCAACTAAATCATATGCAGATGCGATAACCAGTGCAAGTGTGAATCTGAACGTGTTTAGATTCACAGTTAGTCATTGGGCAATGACAACTTATCAGGATGAAGCCAGGTATGATTTCACGACAAGGACTATCCCTCTGTTTTGGTTTAGAGGAATGTACAGAGATGTATTGCAGAATCTAACTAATTCGGCGCAGATAATTAGTGCTGATGTTACATTATCACCAGGTGAAAAAGCGAATAAATTAGCTATACTGGATATTATGCAGGTTACTGCTTTCAGTACGCTAGTGAATACATTTGGAAATGTGCCTTATACTGAAGCTTTGAATCCGTCTAATTTGTTTCCTAAATATGACGATGCAAAAACTATTTCGCTTGATCTGATAAAACGGTTAAATAACGATATCAGCCAGTTAAAAACGACAAGCCCTGGATTTTCAGCTTCAGAGGACATTATTAATAAAGGATCTATTTCAAAATGGATAAAATATGCGAATACGCTGCGTATGCAACAAGGAATGATCCTTGCTGATGCAGATGCTGCTACAGCCAAAGCTGCAGTAGAAGCTTCGGATGCCGGAGCAATTTCTGCTGCTGCTGACAATAGTTATTTTCAATATTTAGCAGGTGCACCAAGTCAGAACCCATTGTTCGTTGATATCGTTACTGGTGGCCGTGGTGACTATGTTGCTGCTGAAGATTTAGTAAACAAGCTTACAGCACTTGCTGATCCTCGTTTATCTCAGTTTTTCGCTAAAACTGTTGCTGGTACTTATGTAGGTGGAAAAGTTGGTGCGAATAATACGATTTCACTTTTCTCACTTCCTGCGCCAAAAGTTTATGCAGCTGATGCCCCAACTGTAATGATGGATTATGTGGAAACTGAATTTTTCAGAGCTGAAGCAGTTGAAAGAGGCTTTGTTGTTTCTGGTAGTGCTGAAACTCACTATAACAATGCAATAACTGCATCAATTATTTATTGGGGTGGTACTGCCGCAGATGCTGCAACTTATCTGGCTCAGCCAGCAGTAGCTTATGCAACAGCTACAGGAACGTGGAAAGAAAAAATCGGAACACAAAAATGGATCGCTTTATATAACCGCCCTTTCAATGGCTGGACTGAAATGAGAAGACTTGATTTTCCTAAAGTTACAGCTCCTGTGAGTGCAAGATCTGCTTTCCCAACAAGATTTACTTATCCAGGTAATGAACAACAGTTAAACGGTACTAACTACGCTGCTGCTGCTGCTGCAATTGGTGGTGACTTAAGTACAACTAAATTGTTTTGGGATAAATTCT
- a CDS encoding SusC/RagA family TonB-linked outer membrane protein produces MKKLLQSLFVLLFVAVSAMAQERTINGTVTAQEDGLPLPGVSVKIKGTIIGTSTAANGKFSIRTENKAVLVFSFIGYLPKEVTVGPNTSTLNLSLTADNQQLNEVVVTAMGQLRTKNSLPYAAQQVKGDELTQTRTANAASALSGKVSGLQIIQGNAIGGSTNVVIRGNKSLTSNNQALFVVDGVPVDNSNNNTADQKTGRGGYDYGNAAADINPDDIESVNVLKGAAASALYGSRGANGVVMITTKSRKQGGMGITINSGLSIGSIDKSTFPTYQKEYGAGYSGGYESGDGFLLIDVLGNGVKEKVVPTGEDASYGAKFDPNLLVYQWDAFDPASPNFHKKTPWVAAANGPASFYQTAISNSNSIMLDGATDKGSIKIGYSRNDERGTLPNSRVLKNIVNFSSTYKITDRLTASASANFSKIDGKGRYGSGYSGQNVNQNFRQWYQTNVDMQAQKDAYFRNKKNISWNWADPSTPAGLVPKYTDNYYWTRYENFETDSRTRIFGNAALNYKVNDWLNVMGRVTLDTYNENQEERIAVGSQGAASYSRQDRTFNETNYDLIANVDKNFSKDLNFKAILGTNIRTSKITSIFNTTNGGLIVPGLYSISNSVGTLAAPVETYQPKQVDGYFGGATLTYKEFLTLDGTFRRDKSSTLPAGNNAYNYYSVAGSWLFSKHIQQDWLSSGKLRVNYATVGNDAPWGSTQNSYKIENQFGSTIVTSYPVTTNNSKLKPEQTESTEFGLEMAFLKNRVGFDASYYVTNTKNQILPVSVSPSVGFSNTYVNAGIIQNKGVELSVYGTPIKTDNFNWTINVNWTRNRNLVKELYNDSKNVQIASYNAGISVNGTLGEAFGTIQGKTYVYNAQGQKVIGADGYYQTTSTTNNVIGNINPDWMGGIYNKFRYKNITLGFLVDIKKGGDLWSLDQFYATYTGILPNTVGNNDLGNPVRNPVTNDSKSGGVILQGVTADGKPNTKRVIIDANNGRYPQSEFIYDAGYVKLREATLTYSLPKSVVAKWGPVKAVDLSVFGRNLWIIHKNLPYADPEENLSSGNAQGFQSGAYPTTRVFGFNAKLSF; encoded by the coding sequence ATGAAAAAACTTCTACAAAGTTTGTTCGTACTTCTGTTTGTTGCAGTATCTGCAATGGCTCAGGAACGGACAATCAATGGTACAGTTACAGCGCAAGAAGATGGCCTTCCTCTTCCTGGAGTAAGTGTAAAGATCAAAGGAACAATTATCGGCACAAGTACGGCCGCAAACGGAAAATTTTCAATCCGTACAGAAAACAAAGCAGTTTTGGTGTTTTCTTTTATCGGTTATTTACCGAAAGAAGTTACAGTTGGTCCAAACACTTCTACACTTAATTTATCTTTAACAGCCGATAACCAGCAACTGAATGAAGTTGTGGTAACTGCAATGGGCCAGCTGAGAACTAAAAACTCTTTGCCTTATGCAGCGCAACAGGTTAAAGGGGATGAATTAACACAAACAAGAACTGCAAATGCAGCTTCAGCCTTATCTGGAAAAGTTTCTGGTTTGCAAATTATTCAGGGTAATGCAATTGGAGGATCTACAAATGTAGTGATCAGGGGTAACAAATCATTGACAAGTAATAACCAGGCTTTATTCGTAGTTGATGGTGTACCTGTTGATAACTCAAATAATAACACCGCCGATCAAAAAACAGGAAGAGGCGGATATGACTATGGTAATGCTGCTGCGGATATCAATCCTGATGATATTGAGTCTGTGAACGTACTGAAAGGTGCTGCTGCAAGTGCATTATATGGTTCAAGAGGTGCAAATGGTGTAGTGATGATTACCACCAAAAGCAGAAAACAAGGTGGTATGGGAATCACGATTAACAGTGGTTTATCGATCGGATCGATTGATAAATCTACTTTCCCTACTTATCAGAAAGAATACGGAGCTGGTTACTCAGGCGGATACGAAAGCGGTGATGGTTTCCTTTTAATTGATGTATTAGGTAACGGTGTAAAAGAAAAAGTAGTGCCTACAGGTGAAGATGCTTCTTACGGAGCAAAATTTGATCCTAATTTATTAGTTTATCAATGGGACGCTTTTGATCCTGCTTCTCCTAATTTTCATAAAAAAACGCCATGGGTTGCAGCAGCGAATGGACCTGCATCATTTTATCAAACAGCTATTTCTAACAGTAATAGTATTATGTTAGATGGAGCAACTGATAAAGGAAGTATTAAAATTGGCTATAGCAGAAATGATGAGAGAGGTACTTTGCCAAATAGCAGAGTGCTGAAAAACATCGTGAATTTTAGTTCTACCTATAAAATTACTGATCGTTTAACTGCTTCTGCATCTGCGAATTTCTCGAAAATTGACGGTAAAGGCAGATATGGCTCAGGATACAGTGGTCAGAACGTAAATCAGAATTTCAGACAATGGTATCAGACTAACGTAGATATGCAGGCGCAGAAAGATGCTTATTTCAGAAACAAGAAAAACATTTCCTGGAACTGGGCAGATCCGTCTACTCCAGCAGGATTGGTCCCAAAATATACTGATAACTATTACTGGACAAGATATGAGAATTTTGAGACTGATAGCAGAACCAGGATTTTTGGAAATGCAGCATTAAATTATAAAGTTAATGATTGGTTGAATGTGATGGGGAGAGTAACATTAGATACTTATAATGAGAATCAGGAAGAGCGTATCGCTGTAGGTAGCCAGGGTGCTGCATCTTATTCACGCCAGGATCGTACTTTCAATGAGACCAACTATGATTTAATCGCAAATGTTGATAAAAACTTTTCAAAAGACCTGAATTTTAAAGCTATTTTAGGTACGAACATCAGAACCAGTAAAATCACAAGTATTTTTAATACGACTAATGGTGGTTTAATTGTACCGGGTTTATATAGTATATCGAACTCTGTTGGAACGCTTGCAGCTCCTGTTGAAACTTACCAACCTAAACAAGTTGATGGTTATTTTGGTGGTGCTACACTTACTTATAAAGAGTTTTTAACTTTAGATGGTACATTCAGAAGAGATAAATCATCAACCTTACCTGCAGGTAATAATGCCTACAACTATTACTCTGTTGCTGGTAGCTGGTTGTTCTCTAAACACATTCAACAAGATTGGTTATCTTCAGGTAAACTGAGAGTCAACTATGCTACAGTAGGTAATGATGCACCATGGGGTAGCACACAAAACTCTTACAAAATAGAAAATCAATTTGGCAGCACAATTGTAACTTCTTATCCAGTTACAACTAACAATAGCAAGCTGAAACCTGAGCAAACAGAAAGTACTGAATTTGGTTTGGAAATGGCTTTCTTGAAAAACCGTGTTGGTTTTGATGCGTCGTATTATGTCACTAATACTAAAAATCAAATTCTTCCTGTTTCAGTTTCTCCATCTGTTGGTTTTTCTAATACTTATGTGAATGCTGGTATTATTCAAAATAAAGGAGTTGAACTTTCTGTGTATGGTACCCCTATCAAAACAGATAATTTTAACTGGACTATTAATGTAAACTGGACAAGAAACCGGAATTTGGTTAAGGAGTTGTATAATGACAGTAAAAATGTACAGATTGCAAGTTATAACGCCGGGATTAGTGTAAATGGAACATTAGGCGAGGCTTTTGGAACAATCCAGGGTAAAACTTATGTTTACAATGCTCAAGGTCAAAAAGTTATTGGTGCTGATGGTTATTATCAAACAACAAGTACAACTAATAATGTAATTGGAAATATTAACCCGGATTGGATGGGTGGTATCTATAATAAATTCAGATATAAAAACATTACTTTAGGTTTCCTGGTTGATATCAAAAAAGGTGGTGATTTATGGTCGTTAGATCAGTTTTATGCTACTTATACGGGTATATTGCCTAATACTGTTGGAAATAATGACTTGGGTAACCCGGTTAGAAATCCAGTTACTAATGACAGCAAAAGCGGAGGTGTTATTTTGCAAGGTGTAACAGCTGATGGCAAACCAAACACAAAACGTGTAATTATTGATGCCAATAATGGCAGATATCCGCAGTCAGAATTCATTTATGATGCTGGTTATGTGAAATTAAGAGAAGCAACCCTGACCTACAGTTTACCGAAATCAGTTGTTGCGAAATGGGGACCAGTTAAAGCAGTAGATCTTTCTGTTTTTGGAAGAAACTTATGGATTATTCATAAAAACCTTCCTTATGCAGATCCAGAAGAGAATTTATCTTCAGGTAATGCTCAGGGCTTCCAGAGTGGTGCTTATCCTACCACAAGAGTATTCGGATTCAATGCCAAACTATCATTCTAA
- a CDS encoding type III pantothenate kinase, with amino-acid sequence MHNLVIDIGNTNSKIAVFNDKVLVFFQILEHFDQQVLTTLIAEYKVANSTVSSVKKADAALLTLLEEKTNYIPFSTDLNTGINNYYKTISTLGQDRWAKIIAVHHAYPQQNCLVIDAGTCITYDFLNKEGSYYGGSISLGLNMRFLALNHYTGKLPLVKWDRELQIIPQGTDTGTAIINGVLQGVINEVEGFIALNNKNNKELKVVITGGDATFLLEQLKNSIFAPQIIHDPYLVLKGLNEVIAFEYVQKN; translated from the coding sequence ATGCATAATCTCGTAATAGATATCGGCAATACTAACAGTAAAATAGCTGTTTTTAACGATAAAGTGCTGGTGTTTTTTCAAATCCTTGAGCATTTTGATCAGCAGGTACTGACGACATTAATCGCAGAATATAAAGTGGCTAATTCTACTGTTTCCAGTGTGAAGAAGGCTGATGCCGCACTTTTGACTTTATTAGAGGAAAAAACTAATTATATACCGTTTTCTACCGATTTAAATACGGGTATAAATAATTATTATAAAACAATATCCACTTTAGGGCAGGACAGATGGGCAAAAATAATTGCCGTTCATCATGCTTATCCCCAGCAAAATTGTTTGGTTATAGATGCAGGAACCTGCATTACCTATGATTTTTTAAATAAGGAGGGATCTTATTATGGCGGAAGCATCAGTTTGGGCCTTAATATGCGGTTTCTTGCTTTGAATCATTATACAGGCAAGCTGCCATTAGTGAAGTGGGACAGGGAATTACAAATTATTCCTCAGGGTACTGATACCGGGACGGCGATCATAAATGGCGTCTTACAGGGCGTAATCAATGAAGTTGAAGGATTTATAGCATTAAATAATAAAAATAATAAAGAACTGAAGGTAGTTATAACTGGAGGGGATGCTACTTTTTTGCTGGAACAATTAAAAAACAGCATCTTTGCACCTCAAATTATACACGATCCCTATTTAGTATTAAAAGGATTAAATGAAGTCATTGCATTTGAATATGTACAAAAAAATTAA
- a CDS encoding DUF6427 family protein, producing the protein MRISILINPPERLNFEFMESYAKFLIQIPIGENFSVITNILLAGILVFIQAIIFNRIVNNHTLLAKPSFLPALLYITGASLFDPFLILSPVLMSNFMLILIMDKLLKLGKSPNAIMIMFDIGLFIAVGTLIYFPFVMMLLLIWLSLLLYRSFSWREWISGLVGFLTIIFFLAVFYYWNDNLGMFYKIWLPLKNKFPSMFKIRYNDYLVLVPVGITMVLATIQLRENFFRSFISTRKAFQMLFFMFLIAILSVYTKSNFKLYHFLLCVPPGAVLLAYYFSNATKRWFYESLFVILVLTIQFFLFV; encoded by the coding sequence ATGCGGATATCGATTTTGATCAATCCACCAGAGCGGCTGAATTTTGAGTTTATGGAGTCGTATGCCAAGTTTTTGATTCAAATTCCAATAGGGGAAAATTTTTCGGTGATTACCAATATCCTTCTGGCCGGCATTTTGGTTTTTATACAAGCCATTATTTTTAACAGGATCGTTAATAACCATACTTTACTGGCTAAACCAAGCTTCCTGCCAGCTTTACTCTATATCACAGGAGCCAGTTTATTCGATCCTTTTCTTATTCTCAGTCCTGTACTGATGTCCAATTTCATGTTGATCCTGATCATGGATAAATTATTGAAACTTGGTAAATCGCCCAATGCGATCATGATTATGTTTGATATCGGGTTATTTATTGCAGTGGGCACATTGATTTATTTCCCTTTTGTGATGATGCTTTTGCTCATCTGGCTCAGCTTACTGTTATATCGCTCTTTTAGCTGGCGGGAATGGATTTCCGGATTGGTAGGTTTTCTGACCATTATCTTTTTTCTGGCTGTTTTTTATTACTGGAACGACAATCTGGGAATGTTCTACAAGATATGGCTTCCTTTAAAAAATAAGTTTCCATCGATGTTCAAGATCAGGTATAATGATTACCTGGTGCTGGTTCCGGTTGGAATTACGATGGTACTGGCCACTATACAGTTGCGGGAGAATTTTTTCAGGAGTTTTATCAGTACCAGAAAAGCTTTTCAAATGCTGTTTTTTATGTTTCTGATTGCAATTTTAAGTGTTTATACGAAGTCGAATTTTAAACTTTACCACTTTTTACTTTGTGTGCCGCCGGGTGCAGTTTTGCTGGCTTATTATTTTTCGAACGCCACAAAAAGATGGTTTTATGAAAGCTTGTTTGTTATTTTAGTCTTAACGATACAGTTCTTTTTATTTGTTTAA
- a CDS encoding glycosyltransferase family protein — translation MKILYAIQGTGNGHVSRAREIVPLLQQHGDVELLISGTQADVKLSQQVAYQLHGFSFIFGKKGGVDHYETWKSMNLPRFVKDMRQLPLKSYDLILNDFEPVTAWACKLKGVESVGLSHQASFQSKKVPKPKSIDWAQLVMKYYAPSTHYVGFHFKEYDDFIHTPVIRSEIRNLQTSNLGHYTVYLPAIADEILVPILKQIPHVQWQVFSKHTKTSFTAGNVQVRPVNNEQFNLSMASCEGLFTGGGFEGPAEALFLGKKLLVVPMKFQYEQQCNAYALQQMGLPVIWGSNKNWLPVIQKWVLQPQTHQFNFPDETADVIEKVVSQFAR, via the coding sequence ATGAAGATACTTTATGCTATTCAAGGTACAGGAAACGGTCATGTCAGCCGCGCACGTGAAATTGTGCCTTTATTACAACAGCACGGCGATGTAGAACTATTAATCAGTGGTACACAAGCTGATGTTAAATTGAGTCAGCAAGTGGCTTATCAGCTTCATGGTTTTAGTTTTATTTTCGGTAAAAAGGGGGGGGTAGACCATTACGAAACCTGGAAATCAATGAATCTTCCGCGGTTTGTAAAGGATATGCGTCAGCTTCCACTTAAAAGCTACGATCTTATTTTAAATGATTTTGAACCTGTTACGGCCTGGGCATGTAAGTTGAAGGGAGTAGAGAGCGTGGGCTTAAGCCATCAGGCTTCTTTTCAGTCTAAGAAAGTTCCGAAGCCTAAGAGTATAGACTGGGCCCAGTTAGTGATGAAATACTATGCACCTTCTACTCATTATGTGGGTTTCCATTTCAAAGAATACGACGACTTTATCCATACACCTGTTATCCGTTCAGAGATCAGAAACCTTCAGACGAGTAATCTGGGCCATTATACAGTTTACTTGCCAGCGATTGCAGATGAAATACTGGTGCCGATTTTAAAACAAATTCCCCATGTACAATGGCAGGTCTTTTCTAAACATACGAAGACGAGTTTTACAGCCGGGAATGTTCAGGTGCGTCCTGTCAATAATGAACAGTTTAACCTGAGCATGGCAAGTTGTGAAGGTTTATTCACTGGTGGTGGATTTGAGGGGCCTGCTGAGGCCTTGTTTTTGGGTAAAAAACTCCTGGTTGTCCCGATGAAATTTCAATACGAGCAACAGTGTAATGCCTATGCTTTACAGCAAATGGGTTTGCCAGTGATCTGGGGGTCTAATAAAAACTGGCTACCCGTGATTCAGAAATGGGTGCTTCAGCCGCAAACGCATCAATTTAATTTTCCTGATGAGACTGCTGATGTTATTGAAAAAGTTGTCAGCCAGTTTGCCAGATAA
- a CDS encoding UDP-2,3-diacylglucosamine diphosphatase, which produces MCKREVDIVVISDVHLGTYGCHAKELLKYLKSIKPKTLILNGDIIDIWQFSKRYWPETHMKVVRKLMKFVTEGVPVYYLTGNHDELLRKFADMHLGSFHIQNKLVLELDGKKAWFFHGDIFDVTMQHSKWLAKLGAVGYDSLILINSFVNWGLKLFGREKMSFSKKVKAQFKDAVKFINKFEDTASELAAKNGYAYVVCGHIHQPEMRTVTTEDGQVLYLNSGDWVENLTALEYKDQNWNIFKYDAKDFQTDEVEEGILSDSEDLHSKLDINMLLQKIKLEIV; this is translated from the coding sequence ATGTGTAAAAGAGAAGTTGATATTGTCGTGATTTCTGATGTCCACCTGGGCACTTACGGTTGTCATGCAAAAGAACTCCTTAAATATTTAAAAAGTATCAAACCCAAAACACTGATCCTGAATGGAGATATCATTGATATCTGGCAGTTCAGTAAAAGATACTGGCCCGAAACACATATGAAAGTTGTCAGAAAACTGATGAAGTTTGTAACGGAAGGAGTACCAGTATACTATCTGACAGGAAATCATGATGAGCTATTGCGCAAATTTGCAGACATGCACCTGGGATCTTTCCATATCCAGAATAAGCTGGTTTTAGAACTCGACGGAAAAAAGGCATGGTTTTTCCATGGGGATATCTTCGATGTGACGATGCAGCATTCAAAATGGCTTGCCAAACTAGGCGCAGTAGGTTATGACAGTTTGATTCTGATCAATAGTTTTGTCAACTGGGGGCTGAAACTCTTTGGCAGAGAAAAAATGAGCTTTTCTAAAAAAGTTAAAGCGCAATTTAAAGATGCAGTTAAGTTTATCAATAAATTTGAAGACACAGCTTCCGAACTGGCGGCAAAAAATGGCTATGCCTATGTGGTATGTGGCCATATTCATCAACCTGAAATGAGAACAGTAACTACTGAAGATGGGCAGGTACTGTATTTAAACAGCGGAGACTGGGTCGAAAACCTGACCGCGCTGGAATATAAAGATCAGAACTGGAATATCTTCAAGTATGACGCTAAAGACTTTCAAACAGACGAAGTAGAAGAAGGAATTCTTTCCGATAGTGAGGACTTGCATAGTAAGCTGGATATCAATATGTTGCTACAAAAGATAAAATTAGAAATTGTCTAG
- a CDS encoding DUF4834 family protein codes for MGLIKFLFFTILILWIIRLLLRLVFPMVVKSIFGKMQQQSSGYAGQQQQQQQRYSTKPEGSLSIDYVPPQPKQGNADKLGDFVDYEEIK; via the coding sequence ATGGGATTAATTAAATTTCTTTTTTTTACTATACTGATACTCTGGATTATCCGTCTTTTGTTGAGACTGGTATTTCCAATGGTAGTCAAAAGTATCTTCGGGAAAATGCAGCAACAGTCTTCAGGTTATGCCGGACAGCAGCAACAACAACAACAGCGCTATTCTACTAAACCAGAAGGCTCGTTGTCAATTGACTATGTACCGCCACAGCCTAAGCAGGGAAATGCCGATAAACTAGGTGATTTTGTTGATTACGAGGAAATTAAATAA
- a CDS encoding YwbE family protein: MDGKNRADIYPGLEVEIILKKDQRSGKLTRGIVANLLTSSAFHSRGIKVRLEDGQIGRVAEIVEED, translated from the coding sequence ATGGACGGAAAGAACAGAGCGGATATTTATCCGGGATTAGAAGTCGAAATCATTTTAAAGAAAGATCAGCGCAGCGGGAAGCTGACCAGGGGAATAGTCGCTAACTTATTGACTTCCTCAGCTTTTCACTCCCGTGGAATTAAAGTTCGTCTGGAAGACGGACAAATAGGAAGGGTTGCAGAAATTGTTGAAGAAGATTAG
- the uvrB gene encoding excinuclease ABC subunit UvrB: MKFQLVSDYKPTGDQPAAIEQLVTGVNNNENYQTLLGVTGSGKTFTVANVIQQTQKPTLILSHNKTLAAQLYGEFKNFFPENQVNYFVSYYDYYQPEAYMPSSNTYIEKDLSINEEIEKLRLRTTSALMSGRRDVIVVSSISCIYGMGNPEDFSRSVFRFAVGTRVSRNTFLHSLVEILYARTINDFKRGTFRVKGDTVDIFPAYLDTAYRISFFGDDIEELSIIDPVTGKTLEKVEDMAVYPANLFVTPKDRFTSSIWGIQEELEVRKNQLIGDRQLLEAKRLEERVNFDIEMMKELGYCSGIENYSRFFDGRQPGMRPFCLLDYFPEDYLMVIDESHVTVPQIRAMYGGDRSRKMSLVEYGFRLPSALDNRPLNFEEFESLAPQTIYVSATPADYELQKTEGVVVEQVIRPTGLLDPLIEVRPAINQVDDLLDEIDKTIKMGDRVLVTTLTKRMAEELTKYMDRLNIKCRYIHSEVKTLERVEILRGLRLGEFDVLIGINLLREGLDLPEVSFVAILDADKEGFLRSDRALIQTVGRAARNDRGRVILYADKITDSMARTIDETSRRRERQIAYNTEHGITPKTVGKSREAILEQTSVLDFSANTDHKNAYVETNQASIMADPIVQYMTQPEMQKSIDKTRKDMAKAAKDMDFLMAARLRDEMFAMETVFAERFGKQKVK; the protein is encoded by the coding sequence ATGAAATTTCAACTTGTTTCAGATTATAAACCTACGGGTGATCAACCAGCCGCCATTGAACAACTGGTTACAGGCGTTAACAATAATGAAAATTATCAGACTTTGCTGGGGGTTACAGGATCTGGTAAAACGTTTACTGTAGCCAATGTGATTCAGCAAACGCAGAAACCTACATTGATTCTGAGCCACAATAAAACACTGGCTGCCCAGTTATATGGAGAATTCAAGAACTTCTTTCCTGAAAATCAGGTCAATTATTTTGTTTCTTACTATGATTACTATCAGCCAGAGGCTTATATGCCCAGCAGTAATACCTATATCGAAAAGGATTTAAGTATCAATGAAGAGATTGAAAAACTCAGGCTGAGAACAACTTCTGCCTTAATGTCGGGCCGCAGGGACGTGATTGTCGTTTCTTCGATTTCCTGTATTTATGGTATGGGAAATCCGGAAGATTTCTCCCGCTCGGTATTCCGGTTTGCGGTAGGGACCAGGGTTTCCAGAAATACATTCCTGCATAGTCTGGTAGAAATTTTATATGCTCGGACTATCAATGACTTTAAAAGAGGAACATTCAGAGTGAAGGGGGATACAGTTGATATCTTTCCGGCTTATCTGGACACGGCTTACCGGATTTCTTTTTTCGGCGATGATATCGAAGAATTGAGCATTATTGATCCGGTAACGGGCAAAACATTAGAAAAAGTGGAAGATATGGCCGTTTATCCGGCAAATCTGTTTGTAACCCCGAAAGATAGATTTACTTCTTCGATCTGGGGAATTCAGGAAGAACTGGAAGTACGTAAAAATCAATTGATAGGAGACAGGCAGTTACTGGAAGCCAAGCGATTGGAAGAAAGAGTCAATTTTGATATTGAAATGATGAAAGAACTGGGTTATTGCTCAGGTATTGAGAATTATTCAAGGTTCTTCGATGGCCGTCAGCCCGGCATGCGCCCTTTCTGTTTGCTGGATTATTTTCCTGAAGATTACCTGATGGTGATTGATGAAAGTCATGTAACTGTACCACAAATCAGGGCAATGTACGGCGGAGACAGGTCGCGTAAAATGTCATTGGTAGAATATGGTTTCCGCTTACCTTCTGCACTGGACAACAGACCTTTAAACTTTGAAGAGTTTGAAAGTCTTGCGCCGCAGACCATTTACGTAAGTGCAACACCAGCGGATTATGAATTGCAGAAAACTGAGGGAGTTGTGGTCGAACAAGTAATCCGTCCTACAGGGTTGCTTGATCCGCTGATCGAAGTGCGTCCGGCAATTAATCAGGTTGATGATTTACTGGATGAAATTGACAAAACTATAAAAATGGGCGACCGTGTACTGGTAACCACCCTGACCAAACGCATGGCAGAGGAGTTAACTAAATACATGGACAGGCTGAATATTAAATGCCGTTATATCCACTCTGAGGTGAAAACACTGGAAAGAGTAGAGATTTTAAGGGGATTACGTTTAGGTGAGTTTGATGTGCTGATCGGGATCAACTTGTTAAGAGAAGGACTGGATTTACCGGAAGTCTCTTTTGTAGCGATCCTGGATGCCGATAAGGAAGGGTTTTTAAGATCAGACCGGGCATTGATCCAGACCGTTGGCAGGGCGGCGAGAAATGACAGGGGAAGGGTAATTCTTTATGCGGATAAAATAACAGATTCCATGGCCAGAACCATAGATGAAACCAGCCGCCGCAGAGAGCGGCAGATTGCTTACAATACTGAGCATGGCATCACTCCTAAAACTGTAGGGAAGAGCAGAGAGGCGATTCTGGAACAGACTTCTGTACTGGACTTCTCGGCGAATACAGATCATAAAAATGCGTATGTGGAAACTAACCAGGCCAGTATAATGGCAGATCCGATTGTGCAGTATATGACACAGCCGGAAATGCAGAAATCAATTGATAAAACGCGTAAAGATATGGCTAAAGCAGCCAAGGATATGGATTTCTTAATGGCTGCGCGGTTGCGTGATGAAATGTTCGCAATGGAAACAGTTTTTGCAGAGCGATTCGGTAAACAAAAAGTTAAATAA